ACGCCTACACGGGTCCACCATTCACACTTAAGTACAGGGGGATTGGTGAGTTATCAGTTGCATTGACCTGGGGCCCATTACTAGTTGGTGGTTTCTTCGTAGCTGCATCCGGTGGTTTATTAATACCAAGGGTCTTCCTCGTATCATTACCGCCACTCTTCATAATGTTCGCAATAATATATGCCAACAATTATAGGGATAGGGAGTATGATAGGGCGTCTGGAATAAGAACGTTAGCCATACTAACGTCTAGGCATGGTTATGGGATCTACCTAGGCTCATTAGTAACGGCGTATATAATTAATGCAATGCTCATGCTCATGGGGGTACTGCCATACACATCACTAATAACATTACTCACAGCTCTTCTAATACCGAGGTTAATAAGGGCGTTCAGAGGAAATGCCCCTGACATTGATGCAAGGACAGGGCTATTATACACAATATACTGTCTAATGTATGGAATTAGTCTCATGATACCGTGGTAACGCAATAAGGATTAGGTATAACTTAAATAATTAAATGGGTTCTAAGAAACATGGTATTTTCCAAGAATCCAGTGGATATTGTTAGGGATAAGAAATTCTTGCAGGGCGAGATCGCTGACTCACTTAGGCTCGCAATAATGGCTGAGCTTGATGCCATAAACCTATACCTACAATTAGCCAGGTTGATCGATGATGAGAAGGTAAGGAAGGTCTTTGAGGATATCGCCAAGGAAGAGAAGACTCACTTCAGTGAATTTCTCACACTGCTTAAGTCATATGATCCAGAGCAGGTTGAGCAATTGAAGGCAGGTTCAACCGAGGTTAGTGAATTAACGGGTATTAAGGTGCCAGTAAATTATCCTAATAATGAACAAAAGGGAATGGGTACCGCCAACAATCCTAGTGATCCTCCACTTGACGTAGTTTCATCATCAAATTTAAGCCCTGAGGAGCTTAGGTACTTGCAGGACAAGGTTAAGGAGGTTGCTAACAATGTGAGGAGGTTCAGGAAGTATTTAGCTACGTATGAGGCAGGGTCTGGGCTTGATGCCGTACCACTTGATGAAGTGGTTATTGGACCTTCAATAATGACAACTAGATCCGTGGTATCACTTAAGGAATTGAGCCTGAAATTCTCAATATCACAGAGACAAATTGAGTATGCCAGGGCTAGGGGTGAGAGGGTTTATTCAGCAACTGCTGACCAAGCTGCTATTAGGCTTGGTTATGAGGAGGATTTAGCAATACTTAGTGATATTCTGGGTAATCCCAAGATTAAGACCATGAACATCACATCATGGGATACGCCCAGTTCTGCAGTTACTGAGGTTTCAAATGCAGTCAATGCGTTGTATAGTAATTACATACCTGAACCATACGTATTATTCGTGAGCCCTGGCAGGTATACAAAGCTTTTAACTGTTGTTGAGAAGACAGGTATCATGGAACTAACGAGGATTAAGTCACTGGTTAAGGATGTGGTCATTATTCCTCAGTTAAAGGATGATACAGCACTATTGTTATCAACTCATCAATCAATCATTGATGTAGCCATAGGCACGGATACAGCATTGGTATACCTAGGCCCCGAAAATGGGACTCACGGCTTCACCCTATGGGAGACACTGGCAGTAAGGGTTAAGGACCCCAGAGGTGTAATTGCCCTGAGACAAGGCACTTAGGAATGAAACTCATGCAGACCGGTAAAAATAACATGGCATTACTTCACTCGTTACGCATCCATTTATGGCTAGGCCTAAATAAACGAAAACATCCATCTAACGCTAATAATTATCGAGAAATTAGTACTCATTGTTGAATAGATAGCATGAAAAATACTTTATAAATAAATGAATAAAGTAATTGCAATAGGGCCCGTAGCTCAGCCCGGTAGAGCGGCGGCCTCCGGAGCCGTAGGACCCGGGTTCAAATCCCGGCGGGCCCGCCAATTCATTATTAGTCCTGTGTCTCTGATAGTAATTTGATGGTATTTTACCTTGAGTGGTCCTTAAGGTATTCCTTAGATCTTGCGCCTATAGCCTTTATCAATGTGAGTAGTATATACGCGCCCCGCAGTACGTCGGGGTCCCTGAGCATGCCTATGACCTTCGCTAGGCCTACGTCATTATCTTCCAATTCCATTAATGCCCTGTCAATCTTTGGATCATTGATTGAATCCGCAATTACCTTAATAACTGGGTTACCCACAATATTATTCATTATTTCGAGTAGGTCGCGTATCATTACTACCATGTTATCGAACATGTCATCAGTAATCACACTACTCACATCCTTCAGGGTGAGGGCTAGATCCACGAGTGTATCCAAAGCACCTGACTCATGTAGTATGATTAATTGGTCCATTAGGTCCATTATCGCCTTATCCTTATCAGCATCCTTTATTCTCTCCTCAAGGACTCTACTTGGTATCTTTATGCTCATAGTCCTCCCCTCACCACCGCAGGTAGTGTCATGTAAAAAGCCCTCAAGAACCACCACCCAAACCTTGTTGTGATGAACGGCATTTCATTAACAGTGTAGTTCCACCAGGGCAGCCACGCCCTGCCCCTGCCCTCATGTGTATACAGGTCTGTGAGCATTGGGCATATATCCTCACCCCTATAGATCTTCCTTGGCCCAGTCCCAAGTATGTCGGAGACCAGGTTTTCGGCAATAACATCCGCCTGGTAATGAGCTACCGACGCTGCCTTGGTCACGGGTAATGCAGTTGCATCACCAATTATGTAAACCTCCTCATACAATTCCTTGCCCTTTCGGTACCTTAATGTGCTTTTATCACCTGGTAGAAAACCGAGTGGATCACCAAGCCCTGAATCCCTGAATACCTTGGCACCCCTGTGGGGTGGTATTGTTATTAGTAAGTCATATTTTATCTTCTCACCACTATCGCTAATGACAACCTTCTCCTCAGCATTTACCTCAGAAACCATGAACCTAAATATATACTCAATATTTCTTTGTTCGCACATTATCTTACCAAGCCTATTAACCTCGGGTTGAGCATGCAGGTAATCTATTGGATAAAGGAGCTTTATATTGACATTACCCCTAACATTCCTATCCTTAAGGTATGAATCAAGCAATAACCCGAACTTTAGGGGGACTATTGGGCATTTTATGGGTAAATCCACGAATAACTCCACAATAGTACCCCTACTAAACCTTGAAAGTATTTCCCTTAATTCCAGGGCGCCATCCAACGTGAAGAACGTGTGATAATCCTTCATTAATCCAGGTACCTCCTGCGGCGCAAACTCAGCCCCCGTGGCAATAACGAGGTAATCATAGTTATACTTACTCCCGTCAGCAAATCCCAATTCCCTATTCCTAAGGTCAATACTTACTAACTCACCCTTAGGACCGTGGTAAAACTTAATACGGGGATCAAGCAACTCGCTCTTCCTCCATCTAGCATGCTCCTCACTTAATGAGTTAAATACTATGAGTGGGTACATTGCCTGGACAAGGAAATCATTATCCTTATCAAAGACCCTAATCTCCGCATCACCCCTAGCTAACTCCCACCTCAGTCTCCTTGCAAGTTTATTGGCAACCTCAGCGCCAGCGAAGCTCGCACCAACAATGGCAATCCTCTTCATTAATCAATGGCTCAAGAACCCTTAATTAATACATTATTTTACATACCACGTGTAACCGACACCACAGAAATTAATACGCTCCCAAACCACGTGTTAAGGGATGAAAATAAGAACATACATGCAACCCCCATCCCCAAAACAAAATACCACCCCTGCATTTTTGAACCAGGGGATTAAGAAGAAGAGCTTAAAAACCCAGGAGATAACCATCATATTGGCCAAACCGAGGTCACCCGGCCATAGGCAGGGTGGCACCACCCGGACTCATCAGAACCCGGAAGTGAAACGCCCTGCCGCGCACGGGAGTACTGCGGTCCGTAAGGCCGCGGGAAACCGGCGTGCTGGGACCTCGGGGCTAATGATAATTTTCCTAATTAATCATGAGTTTTAAGGAATGCGCCAAAATTTCACTGTGGTAATAGAAATAATACTTAATAACAAGACATGGGTCTTTATCTGTGTGAGTATGGAGTATTGTAGGGCTCTTTATGAGGCTTCTGAGGCGGCAATATGCTTGATGGAGTACTCCTACGGTACGGTACTCTATAGGGAGTATTTATTGAATTGTCCAGAGATTCCCGGTGCATGGCATGGCTTAGCCATATGCCTTGAGGCTATAGGGAATAAGGAGGGTTCCTTAAATGCATACGAAAGAGCACTACAACTTTACCTTGAGCATGATGATCCACAGAACTTACTTTGGGGTGGTTGGTGCGCATTTAAGTTAGGTAAGTATGAGTTGGCTTATGAATTATTCATGAAATCCCTGGATAAGGATCCTAACTATGCATACACGTGGCTTAGTCTTGGCATTGCTGCATTTAAGATCGGTAAGCGTTCTGAGGGTGAGAGGGCAATAGGCAGATATAGGGTATTGATTAGGGAGAGACCTTATGAGAAAAGGGAATGCGAGGGAATTAGGATGCTGATAAATGCCCACAACTCATTAAGGAGATTAATTAGTGAGGATAGTAGCATTATTAAGTTAATTAATGAGTTAATGACAAAGTCTATAATGAAATATGGAGAATTATGTAAATAATTAATGCCTTAATTTTTAAATAATTCCTTGAATTAATTCCATTAATCAGGAGTCTTTACGTTGTTATTTATCACTAATCGAGGTAACACTGCGAATTCAATAATCATTATAGGCAATGGCATTATGGATATTAATCTCAGAACCAAATTGAATAACGGGTACTCAGCAGGTATTGAGAGAATCAGGTAAACCGCGTAATTAATTACATAGGGCATAAGCAATGATCTCTCGATATTAGTAATACCGAGTACATGAACTCCCGTCAATGCCCTATGCACTTTAGCATAAATTAATGCCCAAGGACCACGTCTAGTAATTAAGGTATAAGTAAGCACAAGCCATGCAGTGGTACTCATACCAATAGCAATTAGGGAGTTGCTAAATAGTAATATTAATTGAAAGACCAATGAGTAGATCGCCGTCATTACTATAAATACTAGGTTCGCAAATGCCACATATTCCTGAATACCCTCATTCATACCGCAAACGATGATCAAGGCTAGGTATTTAAACCATTCTACAAAAGCAAAACGAGAAAACAGCATCAGAATAGTCATAAAATTGACGAGATGCATCATTAAGTGGTTGATCGGTATAAAGGAAAATAGAACAAGAATAACAAAGGCAATAATGAAATTAAATGCCCAAACGAGGACATTAAGAACAAAAACTTAAAAGCATGAGCAGCAGGAACATAAGTGCCGGGGTGGTGCAGTCTGGAAAGCATGCGGGCCTGTGGAGCCCGTGAACCCGGGTTCAAATCCCGGCCCCGGCCCCAGTTTGCAATCAATTGTTCCTAGTTTATAACCGATACTGATTACGATCACTACGGTGGTCAATTACATAAGCCTTATATGCATGGTTGGGTTAGTTTCTTTGTGGCTTCTTTTCTTTTCTTCATCTTTTTCGTTTATTGAGCAGTTTCCTTATGAGTCTTGATGCTTCCATTTTGCTCATGTATTTGTAGGGTTCAATGCCGAGTTCCTTAAGGAGCTTTAGTTGTTTCTCGGTGGCGAGGTATGGCTTGAATTTATTAATTAATTCTGGATGTTCATCAAGGTATTCAATATAGGCTCTCTTACTTAGTTCATCAGCCTTGGAGTTAAGTTCCCTGGGAATCCACTCGAGTCTTACTCTAAAGTGACTAAGTAGCTCATGAGCTTTCTCAAACAGGGGTTTTAGGTGTTCGGTACGCACATTGTATATTCCAGTCAATTGCTTAATTACGAGTTGTGAGTCACCATGCACAACAATGCTTGATTCACCATAATCATGCAACAACAAACACTCAAGGGCCTTTATGAGTCCCGTATACTCAGCAACGTTATTGGTACAATTGAGTGCTGGTTCACAAGCAATACCGTATCCCTCACTAATCGTATCATTATCATTATACACCGCAAAGCCGTAGGTTCCAACACCGCCTGGGTTCTTGGGTTCACAAGCACCATCGAAGTAGACTAATAAGTGCACCTCATTAACTCAAGTCATCCCTAATAAACCTATGCTGTCATACCTTTATTGCTTGCTAGGAATCCTTTACGTTCTTAATCATTGGTTTCTCTTCATCAGTCTTTGTATCATTTAGGTGCTCGTAGTGTATGGTATGTATAGATTCATCACCTTGCTCATCAATGCGTATTTATCAGAACCTGATTCATATACGTAATAGATATTCCTACTGTCTATGCCGACGTGGATCAGTAACCCATAACCACCAAGTAGTATTGATATTACTCCACCATCACTACCGCTCATAATTACCAGAGAGAAACTTGGTAATGCTTCTCCGCTCTTCATCACTGCATTTAATGTTGTGAGTGTTGCTAATTCATGCGTCATTTCCTCGGGCATCACCATCATTAATTCTCCATTCATTGTCTTAGTTATATCATTGATGATATCTCTTACAGGGTCATCAAACGGCACTATAGCTATTAATGTCTTGCTTGATTTAGTCACGTAATTGAGAAGTTCCATAATATTATCCTCATTCATGGAATTCACTGGGTATTCATGGTCTTCGGGCATTGTGGTTATGAATGCGCCAAAGGATCTACTAATCAATGCTCTTCTTATTCCTGGAACCTTCACGTAATGATACATGTTTTCACCATCGAGTGCTATGGTTATTTCAGAATCCTTCTCAAGTCTAAAGCTTATTATTGAGCCATCATTAGCCGCCGCCATGAAGTAGGTCAGGTTAGTACTCTTATGCTTGCTTGTTAGTATATCATGTAGTGCACCAAGCGTGTTTAGGTATTCTGCCATGGTTGCTTCATTAACCCTCTTAAGCCTAGTACCTTCATGCCTAGCGTGGCTTGTGATGAATGAACAAACCTTTCCACGAATTTTAAAAATCGCGAATGCACCATCATAATTAGAGGTATTGTTAACCAGTTTAATTATTTCATTGGGGTTATCACTGATTATGTAGGGAGCTGTAGCCAACACGCATCCCTAATAACTCATTACTCAATGGATTATTTAAGGGGTTTACGTTTGCTCTTCATGGATCAAGTATTACTTAATGAATTATTGATTAATTGCAATATTGACCTGGGATCTTTGTAATTGATATTAATCATTCGTTCTTTTAATCAGTTATTTCGCGATTGCGCCTACTTTAGTGCAATTTGCTTCGTAATCGAAAATGTGTTCTATTTCTAATTTAAGAATACGTTAAGTGAAGATAAGCTAGGTAGAATAATAGCCATCTATGGCGATTTGTGGAATAAGGTGCAATAGCAGTAAGAAAGTAAGGAATAAAGTAAGGAGTGTACGTATCATTACTGGCAAATAGCCAAAACTACTAAATCCTAAAAAGGAGTGGTGCAGTTTGGTTTCCTTGTATGGGTAGACTTCCACTTGAGGGCGTTAGGGTGATTGATTTAACGCATTCTGCAGCTGGCCCCTTTGCAACATCAATACTTGGTGATTTAGGCGCTGATGTTACTAAGGTTGAGTCCCCTGAGGGTGATATGACTAGGACATGGGGTCATGTAATCAGGGAGGGAGTCAGTACGTATTACCTGGCTATGAATAGGAATAAGCATGTGATTAGGCTTGACTTAAAGAATGAGAGTGATAGAAACAAACTTTATGAAATGATTAAAGGCGCTGATGTACTTATTGAGAATTATAGACCTGGTGTTGCTGAGAGACTTGGTGTTGATTATGACACTGTGAGCATACTTAATCCTAGAATTATTTACGTATCCATTAAGGGTTTCATGCCGGGTAGTGAGTATGAGGATTACCCGGCCTTCGACATTGTTATTCAGGGCATGAGTGGTTTAATGAGTGTTACTGGTTGTGAGGACGGGACCTTTGTTAAGGTTGGTGTTCCAATAACCGACATGGTGACGGGCTTCTTCTCGGTAATAGCAATACTATCGGCACTTAGGGTTAGGGATAGGGATGGTAAGGGTGTTAGGATTACCGTACCAATGCTAGACTCAGCCCTATACATAATGGGCATACACCTGCTTTACTATTTCCTTGTGGGTGATGTTCCAAGGCCATTGGGTACGAAGTACATGAGTGTTGTGGCTCCGTACCAAGGATTTAAGGCCAGGGATGGTAAGATGTTCATACTTGCGGTTGGTAATGATAGGATTTGGAGGAGGTTCTGTGAGGTTATTGGTAGGCCTGAGCTGGCTGATGACCCCAGATTTAGGACAAATCCCGACAGGGTTAAGAACCAGGACGAGCTCGAGAAAGTACTACAGGAAGTGTTCCTAACGAGGGATAGGGATGACTGGGTAAGCCTATTCCTAAGTAATGGAATACCTGCTGGTCCTGTGTATGATATGGCTGATCTGGCTAGGGATAATTACGTGAATAAGTACGTACTGACTGAGGTAAATCATCCTGAGCTGGGCACACTAAGGCTTGTTAGGGGTCCCATTAGGTTCAATGGTGAATCCACTGATGTTAGGTTTATTGAGTACTAAGACACGCTAAGGGTTCTTTTCCAAGCATTAACGAGTTCCTCAGGGCATGAAACAGCCCTCAACTCACCACCTTCGTTACTAATGCAGGTAAATACTAGGTAGCCTTCAGCAGCGTTTTTACCCGTCGTCTCATTAATTATCCTAAACCTATACCTAATTGCCCTGGTTCTTGCTTCATCAAGCCATAACTCAACAATGGCAACATCACCTCTTTTTAATGGTGACGTATATGTTATGAAGAGTTCTCTACGTGGGGCAATTGCATGATAATGAAGGATACCATTCTCCCTATAGAAGTCCTCCTCTGCACGTTCAATGAGCCTTAGAAATGATGTGAAGTGAGCAATGCCAGCTGCGTCTGTGTCAGCCCAATAAACATAGTACTTAGCCCTAAATGGCATTTCTGTAATTAATTAAGTACCATATTTATTAAGTATTAACCCATGCATGCTAATGTGGATTGCATACCTGAGGACATAATTAACGAGGTAATTAATAGGTTTAGAAATGCCTACGCAATATATGTGTATGGTGGATCGCTTGACTGTAGTGGTGGTGACGTTGACATCGCAGTATTCATGGAAGAAATACCTAGGGAAGTTCCTAGGATTGGGGATAACGTGGATTTACAGGTCTTTAGAAAACCTCGTAATTCATTATTCTTCGTTTACATAATAAAGACGGGTCGATTAGTTTATGGTAATTCCCTGGATATTGATGTGGACTCCGCTATCAAGAATGAGCTGGAGATGATTGATGAGAGGGAGTTCCTATTTCTTAATAGTGATGATGAGGCCACGGTGTGTAAGTCCCTTAAGGAATTATTGTTTCTCCTCGCTGCACTTAAGTGTGGTATTTACGGATCAAGTAATTGGTATAGAATGGTTAAGTGCCTAGGTGATTTAGGGATTAATGCACCCAGTGAATTCAAGCACTGCCTTAATCCACCGAGTATTGACGTGCTTAGGCAGGTTGGTGAACCCATATTGAGAAGGGTTATTTGGGAGCTTAGGAGTATTAAACAAAGGTCATTATAATTCTCTAATTGCTTTATTCTGCGATTATGAATTAGTAATCTTTAAGTCCTCTAATTAATTTTATTACTATGGTTTGGTTATTACTGAGTATTTCAAGAGATAGACCTGGATTACTTAATGATGTTACGGGCTTAATTAAGGCCCGTAATCTAAACATTAAGAATATCGTGGGAAATAACTATGCAGTTCTTATTGAGATTGATGGAGAGGTTAGTGATGAGTTAATAAATGCCGTTAGTAATGTTAATGGGATTAATACGGTGAATGTAATAGGCTTATCATTCACAATACTTGGCTTTGTTCAGGAGAATTTCATGAAGGCATTATTATTTTATGTCATGGAAAGGGAACCAGAATTACTTGAGCGCCTTGGTTATGAGTATGGCAAGGAACTAATTAGGTATGTACTTAACTCAATAAGGGATTTTCGGGATGCCCTCTACTTCTCCCTAAGGATCCTCACGGCGCTTGGTATCATTGTTTTAATAAATGTACGGTTTATGATGGGTACAACCACGATTTCAATAGCCAGAGCCTTTGATGAGGATGTTGGTATGCCAATGACCAAGGGAATAATTAGGGGATTATTTGAAGCGATTAGTAATATTAAGCATAATGTAAGAATAAAGAGAGGAGATTCTCATTATGATATAATAATTACATGATTTGACCTACACTGTTGACGTAAATGCATCCCTAAACCTATCTCTAAGTATCTTCTTATCTATCTTTCCAGTGCTAGTCTTTGGTAATTCAGCCTCAATAACAATGACCTTATCCGGCATCCACCATTTTGGTATTTCACCCTTCGGTTCATAAATGACATTATCAAGGGACATTGTTAATAATGCCTTGTACCTACCCATAGGTAGTCTTGGTAGACTACTATCAAGGGCCCTACCAGCTTCCTTGGTCCTCGTGTAAAGGCCATAACTAAGACTACCATCGAGAAAATAACTTGGTGGTTCAGCAAAACCAAAGATTATTATTTCGCCGGGACATGCCATATCCTCAAGGGTCGCTGCCATGCCCATTCCATAATACCTGGCCACAGCTGACATTTGGCAAAAGGTTAGTTTTCTACGGAAGTGCTTGATAGGTCGGAATGCATTAATGCCTAACTCATCGGGGTCCTTATCAACCAATGCAATACCAACGGGTTTTGTCCTTAATCTAAGTATTTCCATTAGATCATTCGAGTAACGTTTATACTTCTCAGAAATTTCCCGGAGCTCCATAATAATTTGTATCTCAAAACTTTATAAAAAATGTCAATATATAATTTATATATTTATTCAGACCAACACACGAAACATGAAATGCTTATAAAGCCTTACACTACCCGTGCTTGATGCCTAGGGTCTTCGATATTGGCAGGGTTTGCGTGAAGGTCGCTGGTAGGGAGGCAGGTAGGAAGTGCGTTATTGTGGATATTAAGGATGAGAACTTCGTGATAGTCACAGGACCTAAGTCACTGACTGGTGTTAAGAGGAGGGCGGTCAATGTTAAGCATATCGAACCAACCGAGTATAAAATAAACATTAAGAAGGGAGCCAGTGACGAAGAGGTTCTTAAGGCGCTTGAGGAGGCCAATCTAATCGACTACATGAAGCAGGTTATTAAGCCAAAGCTAACCATGGTACC
This is a stretch of genomic DNA from Vulcanisaeta moutnovskia 768-28. It encodes these proteins:
- a CDS encoding prenyltransferase, giving the protein MNKYEFLGLIRAWSLLMTVAVSLIGIGYAYYLGLYYGPRIIYSVLAVVGALMLHASVNVLNDYYDFIHGVDTISSPTAIYRHQPLVMGTVKPFIVKTLGFSLIVTGAAIGIFLTVMESFWILLLGLVGVFLLYAYTGPPFTLKYRGIGELSVALTWGPLLVGGFFVAASGGLLIPRVFLVSLPPLFIMFAIIYANNYRDREYDRASGIRTLAILTSRHGYGIYLGSLVTAYIINAMLMLMGVLPYTSLITLLTALLIPRLIRAFRGNAPDIDARTGLLYTIYCLMYGISLMIPW
- a CDS encoding family 1 encapsulin nanocompartment shell protein codes for the protein MVFSKNPVDIVRDKKFLQGEIADSLRLAIMAELDAINLYLQLARLIDDEKVRKVFEDIAKEEKTHFSEFLTLLKSYDPEQVEQLKAGSTEVSELTGIKVPVNYPNNEQKGMGTANNPSDPPLDVVSSSNLSPEELRYLQDKVKEVANNVRRFRKYLATYEAGSGLDAVPLDEVVIGPSIMTTRSVVSLKELSLKFSISQRQIEYARARGERVYSATADQAAIRLGYEEDLAILSDILGNPKIKTMNITSWDTPSSAVTEVSNAVNALYSNYIPEPYVLFVSPGRYTKLLTVVEKTGIMELTRIKSLVKDVVIIPQLKDDTALLLSTHQSIIDVAIGTDTALVYLGPENGTHGFTLWETLAVRVKDPRGVIALRQGT
- a CDS encoding DUF1641 domain-containing protein, whose protein sequence is MSIKIPSRVLEERIKDADKDKAIMDLMDQLIILHESGALDTLVDLALTLKDVSSVITDDMFDNMVVMIRDLLEIMNNIVGNPVIKVIADSINDPKIDRALMELEDNDVGLAKVIGMLRDPDVLRGAYILLTLIKAIGARSKEYLKDHSR
- a CDS encoding NAD(P)/FAD-dependent oxidoreductase, with amino-acid sequence MKRIAIVGASFAGAEVANKLARRLRWELARGDAEIRVFDKDNDFLVQAMYPLIVFNSLSEEHARWRKSELLDPRIKFYHGPKGELVSIDLRNRELGFADGSKYNYDYLVIATGAEFAPQEVPGLMKDYHTFFTLDGALELREILSRFSRGTIVELFVDLPIKCPIVPLKFGLLLDSYLKDRNVRGNVNIKLLYPIDYLHAQPEVNRLGKIMCEQRNIEYIFRFMVSEVNAEEKVVISDSGEKIKYDLLITIPPHRGAKVFRDSGLGDPLGFLPGDKSTLRYRKGKELYEEVYIIGDATALPVTKAASVAHYQADVIAENLVSDILGTGPRKIYRGEDICPMLTDLYTHEGRGRAWLPWWNYTVNEMPFITTRFGWWFLRAFYMTLPAVVRGGL
- a CDS encoding tetratricopeptide repeat protein — protein: MEYCRALYEASEAAICLMEYSYGTVLYREYLLNCPEIPGAWHGLAICLEAIGNKEGSLNAYERALQLYLEHDDPQNLLWGGWCAFKLGKYELAYELFMKSLDKDPNYAYTWLSLGIAAFKIGKRSEGERAIGRYRVLIRERPYEKRECEGIRMLINAHNSLRRLISEDSSIIKLINELMTKSIMKYGELCK
- the rnhA gene encoding ribonuclease HI, producing MHLLVYFDGACEPKNPGGVGTYGFAVYNDNDTISEGYGIACEPALNCTNNVAEYTGLIKALECLLLHDYGESSIVVHGDSQLVIKQLTGIYNVRTEHLKPLFEKAHELLSHFRVRLEWIPRELNSKADELSKRAYIEYLDEHPELINKFKPYLATEKQLKLLKELGIEPYKYMSKMEASRLIRKLLNKRKR
- a CDS encoding CaiB/BaiF CoA transferase family protein, giving the protein MGRLPLEGVRVIDLTHSAAGPFATSILGDLGADVTKVESPEGDMTRTWGHVIREGVSTYYLAMNRNKHVIRLDLKNESDRNKLYEMIKGADVLIENYRPGVAERLGVDYDTVSILNPRIIYVSIKGFMPGSEYEDYPAFDIVIQGMSGLMSVTGCEDGTFVKVGVPITDMVTGFFSVIAILSALRVRDRDGKGVRITVPMLDSALYIMGIHLLYYFLVGDVPRPLGTKYMSVVAPYQGFKARDGKMFILAVGNDRIWRRFCEVIGRPELADDPRFRTNPDRVKNQDELEKVLQEVFLTRDRDDWVSLFLSNGIPAGPVYDMADLARDNYVNKYVLTEVNHPELGTLRLVRGPIRFNGESTDVRFIEY
- a CDS encoding acyl-CoA thioesterase; translated protein: MPFRAKYYVYWADTDAAGIAHFTSFLRLIERAEEDFYRENGILHYHAIAPRRELFITYTSPLKRGDVAIVELWLDEARTRAIRYRFRIINETTGKNAAEGYLVFTCISNEGGELRAVSCPEELVNAWKRTLSVS
- a CDS encoding nucleotidyltransferase domain-containing protein, which translates into the protein MDCIPEDIINEVINRFRNAYAIYVYGGSLDCSGGDVDIAVFMEEIPREVPRIGDNVDLQVFRKPRNSLFFVYIIKTGRLVYGNSLDIDVDSAIKNELEMIDEREFLFLNSDDEATVCKSLKELLFLLAALKCGIYGSSNWYRMVKCLGDLGINAPSEFKHCLNPPSIDVLRQVGEPILRRVIWELRSIKQRSL
- a CDS encoding amino acid-binding protein, whose translation is MVWLLLSISRDRPGLLNDVTGLIKARNLNIKNIVGNNYAVLIEIDGEVSDELINAVSNVNGINTVNVIGLSFTILGFVQENFMKALLFYVMEREPELLERLGYEYGKELIRYVLNSIRDFRDALYFSLRILTALGIIVLINVRFMMGTTTISIARAFDEDVGMPMTKGIIRGLFEAISNIKHNVRIKRGDSHYDIIIT
- a CDS encoding DUF169 domain-containing protein; the protein is MELREISEKYKRYSNDLMEILRLRTKPVGIALVDKDPDELGINAFRPIKHFRRKLTFCQMSAVARYYGMGMAATLEDMACPGEIIIFGFAEPPSYFLDGSLSYGLYTRTKEAGRALDSSLPRLPMGRYKALLTMSLDNVIYEPKGEIPKWWMPDKVIVIEAELPKTSTGKIDKKILRDRFRDAFTSTV
- a CDS encoding 50S ribosomal protein L14e is translated as MPRVFDIGRVCVKVAGREAGRKCVIVDIKDENFVIVTGPKSLTGVKRRAVNVKHIEPTEYKINIKKGASDEEVLKALEEANLIDYMKQVIKPKLTMVPTQ